A region of Zeugodacus cucurbitae isolate PBARC_wt_2022May chromosome 5, idZeuCucr1.2, whole genome shotgun sequence DNA encodes the following proteins:
- the LOC105218558 gene encoding insulin-like growth factor 2 mRNA-binding protein 1 isoform X2: MLRCVLYVRKRDISTSKILISGIPLQTRFEDIEPLLKPYGIVKQCEAVSSKDPNTQTVHITFENPDQAQRAAGGLNGVEFEGNKLHAEPLDKNQRRTNRNQRNPYPGMPGPGRQADFPLRILVQSEMVGAIIGRQGITIRTITQQSHARVDVHRKENVGSLEKAITIYGNPENCTNACKRILEVMQQEAISTNKGDICLKILAHNNLIGRIIGKNGNTIKRIMQDTDTKITVSSINDINSFNLERIITVKGLIDNMSRAEAQISSKLRQSYENDLQAMAPQSLMFPGLHPMAMMSTPGNGMVFNPSMPYQSCPGFPMSKTPASVVPPVFPNDMQETTYLYIPNNAVGAIIGTKGSYIRSVMRFSNASLKIAPIDNDKPAEQQTERKVTIVGTPEGQWKAQYMIFEKMREEGFMCGTEDVRLTVEIMVASSQVGRIIGKGGQNVRDLQRVTGSVIKLPEHAVAPASGGDEETPVHIIGQFYSVQSAQRRIRAMMMSTNPPPVTKKQKAAKEQTAAAAAAAAAAAAGSGTQQLQQQQQQQQVTQQQQQQHQLQPQQQQQQSPPQQQQQQPPASSQ, from the exons ATGCTGAGGTGTGTGTTGTATGTTCGAAAAAGAGA CATTTCGACGTCGAAAATTCTTATTAGCGGCATACCGCTGCAAACACGTTTCGAAGACATCGAACCTCTACTGAAGCCATACGGCATCGTCAAACAGTGTGAGGCTGTGTCTAGTAAGGACCCCAATACTCAGACTGTACATATAACATTCGAAAATCCCGATCAGGCTCAAAG AGCTGCTGGCGGTTTGAACGGTGTCGAATTTGAGGGCAACAAATTGCACGCCGAACCATTGGATAAGAATCAACGTCGCACCAATCGCAACCAACGCAATCCATATCCCGGTATGCCAGGTCCCGGACGTCAAGCTGATTTTCCGCTGCGCATTCTTGTGCAAAGTGAAATGGTCGGCGCCATTATCGGGCGTCAAGGTATCACCATACGCACGATCACACAACAGAGTCATGCACGTGTCGATGTGCATCGAAAGGAGAATGTCGGCTCGCTGGAGAAGGCGATCACCATTTATGGTAATCCCGAAAATTGCACTAACGCATGCAAACGCATTTTGGAGGTGATGCAACAGGAGGCCATTTCAACGAATAAGGG CGACATATGCTTGAAAATTTTAGCCCATAACAATTTAATTGGTCGCATTATTGGCAAAAATGGTAATACGATCAAGCGTATTATGCAGGATACGGATACAAAGATTACCGTTAGCTCGATAAACGATATCAATAGCTTCAATTTGGAACGTATTATTACTGTTAAGGGCCTAATCGATAATATGTCACGCGCCGAAGCGCAAATTAGTTCAAAACTACGACAAAGCTATGAGAATGATTTACAAGCCATGGCTCCACAGAGTCTCATGTTCCCCGGCCTCCATCCGATGGCCATGATGTCGACACCCGGCAACGGTATGGTCTTCAATCCGAGCATGCCATATCAATCATGTCCGGGCTTCCCCATGTCCAAGACACCGGCCAGTGTTGTGCCGCCCGTCTTCCCCAATGATATGCAGGAAACGACATACCTCTACATACCGAATAATGCGGTAGGCGCAATTATCGGCACTAAAGGCTCATACATACGCAGCGTAATGCGTTTCTCGAATGCCTCGCTTAAGATCGCACCGATCGACAATGATAAGCCGGCCGAACAGCAAACTGAACGTAAAGTGACGATTGTCGGCACACCGGAGGGCCAATGGAAGGCACAATATATGATTTTCGAGAAGATGCGGGAAGAGGGTTTCATGTGCGGCACAGAAGATGTACGACTAACGGTCGAAATTATGGTGGCCAGTTCACAG GTGGGTCGAATAATCGGCAAGGGCGGCCAGAATGTTCGTGACCTGCAACGCGTTACCGGCAGCGTTATCAAACTACCTGAGCATGCGGTGGCGCCCGCATCGGGTGGTGATGAAGAGACTCCCGTACACATAATCGGGCAATTCTACAGCGTGCAG TCGGCACAGCGTCGCATACGTGCCATGATGATGTCGACGAATCCACCGCCGGTGACTAAAAAACAGAAAGCCGCCAAGGAGCaaaccgccgccgccgccgctgcagcagctgctgccgccgccggcAGTGGGACTCAgcaactgcagcagcagcagcaacaacaacaagtaacacaacagcaacaacaacaacatcaactgcagccacaacaacagcagcagcaatcgccgccgcaacaacaacaacaacagccaccgGCGTCAAGTCAGTAA
- the LOC105218558 gene encoding insulin-like growth factor 2 mRNA-binding protein 1 isoform X4, whose product MLSISTSKILISGIPLQTRFEDIEPLLKPYGIVKQCEAVSSKDPNTQTVHITFENPDQAQRAAGGLNGVEFEGNKLHAEPLDKNQRRTNRNQRNPYPGMPGPGRQADFPLRILVQSEMVGAIIGRQGITIRTITQQSHARVDVHRKENVGSLEKAITIYGNPENCTNACKRILEVMQQEAISTNKGDICLKILAHNNLIGRIIGKNGNTIKRIMQDTDTKITVSSINDINSFNLERIITVKGLIDNMSRAEAQISSKLRQSYENDLQAMAPQSLMFPGLHPMAMMSTPGNGMVFNPSMPYQSCPGFPMSKTPASVVPPVFPNDMQETTYLYIPNNAVGAIIGTKGSYIRSVMRFSNASLKIAPIDNDKPAEQQTERKVTIVGTPEGQWKAQYMIFEKMREEGFMCGTEDVRLTVEIMVASSQVGRIIGKGGQNVRDLQRVTGSVIKLPEHAVAPASGGDEETPVHIIGQFYSVQSAQRRIRAMMMSTNPPPVTKKQKAAKEQTAAAAAAAAAAAAGSGTQQLQQQQQQQQVTQQQQQQHQLQPQQQQQQSPPQQQQQQPPASSQ is encoded by the exons ATGCTGAG CATTTCGACGTCGAAAATTCTTATTAGCGGCATACCGCTGCAAACACGTTTCGAAGACATCGAACCTCTACTGAAGCCATACGGCATCGTCAAACAGTGTGAGGCTGTGTCTAGTAAGGACCCCAATACTCAGACTGTACATATAACATTCGAAAATCCCGATCAGGCTCAAAG AGCTGCTGGCGGTTTGAACGGTGTCGAATTTGAGGGCAACAAATTGCACGCCGAACCATTGGATAAGAATCAACGTCGCACCAATCGCAACCAACGCAATCCATATCCCGGTATGCCAGGTCCCGGACGTCAAGCTGATTTTCCGCTGCGCATTCTTGTGCAAAGTGAAATGGTCGGCGCCATTATCGGGCGTCAAGGTATCACCATACGCACGATCACACAACAGAGTCATGCACGTGTCGATGTGCATCGAAAGGAGAATGTCGGCTCGCTGGAGAAGGCGATCACCATTTATGGTAATCCCGAAAATTGCACTAACGCATGCAAACGCATTTTGGAGGTGATGCAACAGGAGGCCATTTCAACGAATAAGGG CGACATATGCTTGAAAATTTTAGCCCATAACAATTTAATTGGTCGCATTATTGGCAAAAATGGTAATACGATCAAGCGTATTATGCAGGATACGGATACAAAGATTACCGTTAGCTCGATAAACGATATCAATAGCTTCAATTTGGAACGTATTATTACTGTTAAGGGCCTAATCGATAATATGTCACGCGCCGAAGCGCAAATTAGTTCAAAACTACGACAAAGCTATGAGAATGATTTACAAGCCATGGCTCCACAGAGTCTCATGTTCCCCGGCCTCCATCCGATGGCCATGATGTCGACACCCGGCAACGGTATGGTCTTCAATCCGAGCATGCCATATCAATCATGTCCGGGCTTCCCCATGTCCAAGACACCGGCCAGTGTTGTGCCGCCCGTCTTCCCCAATGATATGCAGGAAACGACATACCTCTACATACCGAATAATGCGGTAGGCGCAATTATCGGCACTAAAGGCTCATACATACGCAGCGTAATGCGTTTCTCGAATGCCTCGCTTAAGATCGCACCGATCGACAATGATAAGCCGGCCGAACAGCAAACTGAACGTAAAGTGACGATTGTCGGCACACCGGAGGGCCAATGGAAGGCACAATATATGATTTTCGAGAAGATGCGGGAAGAGGGTTTCATGTGCGGCACAGAAGATGTACGACTAACGGTCGAAATTATGGTGGCCAGTTCACAG GTGGGTCGAATAATCGGCAAGGGCGGCCAGAATGTTCGTGACCTGCAACGCGTTACCGGCAGCGTTATCAAACTACCTGAGCATGCGGTGGCGCCCGCATCGGGTGGTGATGAAGAGACTCCCGTACACATAATCGGGCAATTCTACAGCGTGCAG TCGGCACAGCGTCGCATACGTGCCATGATGATGTCGACGAATCCACCGCCGGTGACTAAAAAACAGAAAGCCGCCAAGGAGCaaaccgccgccgccgccgctgcagcagctgctgccgccgccggcAGTGGGACTCAgcaactgcagcagcagcagcaacaacaacaagtaacacaacagcaacaacaacaacatcaactgcagccacaacaacagcagcagcaatcgccgccgcaacaacaacaacaacagccaccgGCGTCAAGTCAGTAA
- the LOC105218558 gene encoding insulin-like growth factor 2 mRNA-binding protein 1 isoform X7, translating into MLRAAGGLNGVEFEGNKLHAEPLDKNQRRTNRNQRNPYPGMPGPGRQADFPLRILVQSEMVGAIIGRQGITIRTITQQSHARVDVHRKENVGSLEKAITIYGNPENCTNACKRILEVMQQEAISTNKGDICLKILAHNNLIGRIIGKNGNTIKRIMQDTDTKITVSSINDINSFNLERIITVKGLIDNMSRAEAQISSKLRQSYENDLQAMAPQSLMFPGLHPMAMMSTPGNGMVFNPSMPYQSCPGFPMSKTPASVVPPVFPNDMQETTYLYIPNNAVGAIIGTKGSYIRSVMRFSNASLKIAPIDNDKPAEQQTERKVTIVGTPEGQWKAQYMIFEKMREEGFMCGTEDVRLTVEIMVASSQVGRIIGKGGQNVRDLQRVTGSVIKLPEHAVAPASGGDEETPVHIIGQFYSVQSAQRRIRAMMMSTNPPPVTKKQKAAKEQTAAAAAAAAAAAAGSGTQQLQQQQQQQQVTQQQQQQHQLQPQQQQQQSPPQQQQQQPPASSQ; encoded by the exons ATGCTGAG AGCTGCTGGCGGTTTGAACGGTGTCGAATTTGAGGGCAACAAATTGCACGCCGAACCATTGGATAAGAATCAACGTCGCACCAATCGCAACCAACGCAATCCATATCCCGGTATGCCAGGTCCCGGACGTCAAGCTGATTTTCCGCTGCGCATTCTTGTGCAAAGTGAAATGGTCGGCGCCATTATCGGGCGTCAAGGTATCACCATACGCACGATCACACAACAGAGTCATGCACGTGTCGATGTGCATCGAAAGGAGAATGTCGGCTCGCTGGAGAAGGCGATCACCATTTATGGTAATCCCGAAAATTGCACTAACGCATGCAAACGCATTTTGGAGGTGATGCAACAGGAGGCCATTTCAACGAATAAGGG CGACATATGCTTGAAAATTTTAGCCCATAACAATTTAATTGGTCGCATTATTGGCAAAAATGGTAATACGATCAAGCGTATTATGCAGGATACGGATACAAAGATTACCGTTAGCTCGATAAACGATATCAATAGCTTCAATTTGGAACGTATTATTACTGTTAAGGGCCTAATCGATAATATGTCACGCGCCGAAGCGCAAATTAGTTCAAAACTACGACAAAGCTATGAGAATGATTTACAAGCCATGGCTCCACAGAGTCTCATGTTCCCCGGCCTCCATCCGATGGCCATGATGTCGACACCCGGCAACGGTATGGTCTTCAATCCGAGCATGCCATATCAATCATGTCCGGGCTTCCCCATGTCCAAGACACCGGCCAGTGTTGTGCCGCCCGTCTTCCCCAATGATATGCAGGAAACGACATACCTCTACATACCGAATAATGCGGTAGGCGCAATTATCGGCACTAAAGGCTCATACATACGCAGCGTAATGCGTTTCTCGAATGCCTCGCTTAAGATCGCACCGATCGACAATGATAAGCCGGCCGAACAGCAAACTGAACGTAAAGTGACGATTGTCGGCACACCGGAGGGCCAATGGAAGGCACAATATATGATTTTCGAGAAGATGCGGGAAGAGGGTTTCATGTGCGGCACAGAAGATGTACGACTAACGGTCGAAATTATGGTGGCCAGTTCACAG GTGGGTCGAATAATCGGCAAGGGCGGCCAGAATGTTCGTGACCTGCAACGCGTTACCGGCAGCGTTATCAAACTACCTGAGCATGCGGTGGCGCCCGCATCGGGTGGTGATGAAGAGACTCCCGTACACATAATCGGGCAATTCTACAGCGTGCAG TCGGCACAGCGTCGCATACGTGCCATGATGATGTCGACGAATCCACCGCCGGTGACTAAAAAACAGAAAGCCGCCAAGGAGCaaaccgccgccgccgccgctgcagcagctgctgccgccgccggcAGTGGGACTCAgcaactgcagcagcagcagcaacaacaacaagtaacacaacagcaacaacaacaacatcaactgcagccacaacaacagcagcagcaatcgccgccgcaacaacaacaacaacagccaccgGCGTCAAGTCAGTAA
- the LOC105218558 gene encoding insulin-like growth factor 2 mRNA-binding protein 1 isoform X1, producing the protein MASEMDQFADLELSKEDREQIFDPPLDRQPLEGAGTSSISTSKILISGIPLQTRFEDIEPLLKPYGIVKQCEAVSSKDPNTQTVHITFENPDQAQRAAGGLNGVEFEGNKLHAEPLDKNQRRTNRNQRNPYPGMPGPGRQADFPLRILVQSEMVGAIIGRQGITIRTITQQSHARVDVHRKENVGSLEKAITIYGNPENCTNACKRILEVMQQEAISTNKGDICLKILAHNNLIGRIIGKNGNTIKRIMQDTDTKITVSSINDINSFNLERIITVKGLIDNMSRAEAQISSKLRQSYENDLQAMAPQSLMFPGLHPMAMMSTPGNGMVFNPSMPYQSCPGFPMSKTPASVVPPVFPNDMQETTYLYIPNNAVGAIIGTKGSYIRSVMRFSNASLKIAPIDNDKPAEQQTERKVTIVGTPEGQWKAQYMIFEKMREEGFMCGTEDVRLTVEIMVASSQVGRIIGKGGQNVRDLQRVTGSVIKLPEHAVAPASGGDEETPVHIIGQFYSVQSAQRRIRAMMMSTNPPPVTKKQKAAKEQTAAAAAAAAAAAAGSGTQQLQQQQQQQQVTQQQQQQHQLQPQQQQQQSPPQQQQQQPPASSQ; encoded by the exons CATTTCGACGTCGAAAATTCTTATTAGCGGCATACCGCTGCAAACACGTTTCGAAGACATCGAACCTCTACTGAAGCCATACGGCATCGTCAAACAGTGTGAGGCTGTGTCTAGTAAGGACCCCAATACTCAGACTGTACATATAACATTCGAAAATCCCGATCAGGCTCAAAG AGCTGCTGGCGGTTTGAACGGTGTCGAATTTGAGGGCAACAAATTGCACGCCGAACCATTGGATAAGAATCAACGTCGCACCAATCGCAACCAACGCAATCCATATCCCGGTATGCCAGGTCCCGGACGTCAAGCTGATTTTCCGCTGCGCATTCTTGTGCAAAGTGAAATGGTCGGCGCCATTATCGGGCGTCAAGGTATCACCATACGCACGATCACACAACAGAGTCATGCACGTGTCGATGTGCATCGAAAGGAGAATGTCGGCTCGCTGGAGAAGGCGATCACCATTTATGGTAATCCCGAAAATTGCACTAACGCATGCAAACGCATTTTGGAGGTGATGCAACAGGAGGCCATTTCAACGAATAAGGG CGACATATGCTTGAAAATTTTAGCCCATAACAATTTAATTGGTCGCATTATTGGCAAAAATGGTAATACGATCAAGCGTATTATGCAGGATACGGATACAAAGATTACCGTTAGCTCGATAAACGATATCAATAGCTTCAATTTGGAACGTATTATTACTGTTAAGGGCCTAATCGATAATATGTCACGCGCCGAAGCGCAAATTAGTTCAAAACTACGACAAAGCTATGAGAATGATTTACAAGCCATGGCTCCACAGAGTCTCATGTTCCCCGGCCTCCATCCGATGGCCATGATGTCGACACCCGGCAACGGTATGGTCTTCAATCCGAGCATGCCATATCAATCATGTCCGGGCTTCCCCATGTCCAAGACACCGGCCAGTGTTGTGCCGCCCGTCTTCCCCAATGATATGCAGGAAACGACATACCTCTACATACCGAATAATGCGGTAGGCGCAATTATCGGCACTAAAGGCTCATACATACGCAGCGTAATGCGTTTCTCGAATGCCTCGCTTAAGATCGCACCGATCGACAATGATAAGCCGGCCGAACAGCAAACTGAACGTAAAGTGACGATTGTCGGCACACCGGAGGGCCAATGGAAGGCACAATATATGATTTTCGAGAAGATGCGGGAAGAGGGTTTCATGTGCGGCACAGAAGATGTACGACTAACGGTCGAAATTATGGTGGCCAGTTCACAG GTGGGTCGAATAATCGGCAAGGGCGGCCAGAATGTTCGTGACCTGCAACGCGTTACCGGCAGCGTTATCAAACTACCTGAGCATGCGGTGGCGCCCGCATCGGGTGGTGATGAAGAGACTCCCGTACACATAATCGGGCAATTCTACAGCGTGCAG TCGGCACAGCGTCGCATACGTGCCATGATGATGTCGACGAATCCACCGCCGGTGACTAAAAAACAGAAAGCCGCCAAGGAGCaaaccgccgccgccgccgctgcagcagctgctgccgccgccggcAGTGGGACTCAgcaactgcagcagcagcagcaacaacaacaagtaacacaacagcaacaacaacaacatcaactgcagccacaacaacagcagcagcaatcgccgccgcaacaacaacaacaacagccaccgGCGTCAAGTCAGTAA
- the LOC105218558 gene encoding insulin-like growth factor 2 mRNA-binding protein 1 isoform X3 produces the protein MTYYHQSISTSKILISGIPLQTRFEDIEPLLKPYGIVKQCEAVSSKDPNTQTVHITFENPDQAQRAAGGLNGVEFEGNKLHAEPLDKNQRRTNRNQRNPYPGMPGPGRQADFPLRILVQSEMVGAIIGRQGITIRTITQQSHARVDVHRKENVGSLEKAITIYGNPENCTNACKRILEVMQQEAISTNKGDICLKILAHNNLIGRIIGKNGNTIKRIMQDTDTKITVSSINDINSFNLERIITVKGLIDNMSRAEAQISSKLRQSYENDLQAMAPQSLMFPGLHPMAMMSTPGNGMVFNPSMPYQSCPGFPMSKTPASVVPPVFPNDMQETTYLYIPNNAVGAIIGTKGSYIRSVMRFSNASLKIAPIDNDKPAEQQTERKVTIVGTPEGQWKAQYMIFEKMREEGFMCGTEDVRLTVEIMVASSQVGRIIGKGGQNVRDLQRVTGSVIKLPEHAVAPASGGDEETPVHIIGQFYSVQSAQRRIRAMMMSTNPPPVTKKQKAAKEQTAAAAAAAAAAAAGSGTQQLQQQQQQQQVTQQQQQQHQLQPQQQQQQSPPQQQQQQPPASSQ, from the exons CATTTCGACGTCGAAAATTCTTATTAGCGGCATACCGCTGCAAACACGTTTCGAAGACATCGAACCTCTACTGAAGCCATACGGCATCGTCAAACAGTGTGAGGCTGTGTCTAGTAAGGACCCCAATACTCAGACTGTACATATAACATTCGAAAATCCCGATCAGGCTCAAAG AGCTGCTGGCGGTTTGAACGGTGTCGAATTTGAGGGCAACAAATTGCACGCCGAACCATTGGATAAGAATCAACGTCGCACCAATCGCAACCAACGCAATCCATATCCCGGTATGCCAGGTCCCGGACGTCAAGCTGATTTTCCGCTGCGCATTCTTGTGCAAAGTGAAATGGTCGGCGCCATTATCGGGCGTCAAGGTATCACCATACGCACGATCACACAACAGAGTCATGCACGTGTCGATGTGCATCGAAAGGAGAATGTCGGCTCGCTGGAGAAGGCGATCACCATTTATGGTAATCCCGAAAATTGCACTAACGCATGCAAACGCATTTTGGAGGTGATGCAACAGGAGGCCATTTCAACGAATAAGGG CGACATATGCTTGAAAATTTTAGCCCATAACAATTTAATTGGTCGCATTATTGGCAAAAATGGTAATACGATCAAGCGTATTATGCAGGATACGGATACAAAGATTACCGTTAGCTCGATAAACGATATCAATAGCTTCAATTTGGAACGTATTATTACTGTTAAGGGCCTAATCGATAATATGTCACGCGCCGAAGCGCAAATTAGTTCAAAACTACGACAAAGCTATGAGAATGATTTACAAGCCATGGCTCCACAGAGTCTCATGTTCCCCGGCCTCCATCCGATGGCCATGATGTCGACACCCGGCAACGGTATGGTCTTCAATCCGAGCATGCCATATCAATCATGTCCGGGCTTCCCCATGTCCAAGACACCGGCCAGTGTTGTGCCGCCCGTCTTCCCCAATGATATGCAGGAAACGACATACCTCTACATACCGAATAATGCGGTAGGCGCAATTATCGGCACTAAAGGCTCATACATACGCAGCGTAATGCGTTTCTCGAATGCCTCGCTTAAGATCGCACCGATCGACAATGATAAGCCGGCCGAACAGCAAACTGAACGTAAAGTGACGATTGTCGGCACACCGGAGGGCCAATGGAAGGCACAATATATGATTTTCGAGAAGATGCGGGAAGAGGGTTTCATGTGCGGCACAGAAGATGTACGACTAACGGTCGAAATTATGGTGGCCAGTTCACAG GTGGGTCGAATAATCGGCAAGGGCGGCCAGAATGTTCGTGACCTGCAACGCGTTACCGGCAGCGTTATCAAACTACCTGAGCATGCGGTGGCGCCCGCATCGGGTGGTGATGAAGAGACTCCCGTACACATAATCGGGCAATTCTACAGCGTGCAG TCGGCACAGCGTCGCATACGTGCCATGATGATGTCGACGAATCCACCGCCGGTGACTAAAAAACAGAAAGCCGCCAAGGAGCaaaccgccgccgccgccgctgcagcagctgctgccgccgccggcAGTGGGACTCAgcaactgcagcagcagcagcaacaacaacaagtaacacaacagcaacaacaacaacatcaactgcagccacaacaacagcagcagcaatcgccgccgcaacaacaacaacaacagccaccgGCGTCAAGTCAGTAA
- the LOC105218558 gene encoding insulin-like growth factor 2 mRNA-binding protein 1 isoform X5 has translation MASEMDQFADLELSKEDREQIFDPPLDRQPLEGAGTSRAAGGLNGVEFEGNKLHAEPLDKNQRRTNRNQRNPYPGMPGPGRQADFPLRILVQSEMVGAIIGRQGITIRTITQQSHARVDVHRKENVGSLEKAITIYGNPENCTNACKRILEVMQQEAISTNKGDICLKILAHNNLIGRIIGKNGNTIKRIMQDTDTKITVSSINDINSFNLERIITVKGLIDNMSRAEAQISSKLRQSYENDLQAMAPQSLMFPGLHPMAMMSTPGNGMVFNPSMPYQSCPGFPMSKTPASVVPPVFPNDMQETTYLYIPNNAVGAIIGTKGSYIRSVMRFSNASLKIAPIDNDKPAEQQTERKVTIVGTPEGQWKAQYMIFEKMREEGFMCGTEDVRLTVEIMVASSQVGRIIGKGGQNVRDLQRVTGSVIKLPEHAVAPASGGDEETPVHIIGQFYSVQSAQRRIRAMMMSTNPPPVTKKQKAAKEQTAAAAAAAAAAAAGSGTQQLQQQQQQQQVTQQQQQQHQLQPQQQQQQSPPQQQQQQPPASSQ, from the exons AGCTGCTGGCGGTTTGAACGGTGTCGAATTTGAGGGCAACAAATTGCACGCCGAACCATTGGATAAGAATCAACGTCGCACCAATCGCAACCAACGCAATCCATATCCCGGTATGCCAGGTCCCGGACGTCAAGCTGATTTTCCGCTGCGCATTCTTGTGCAAAGTGAAATGGTCGGCGCCATTATCGGGCGTCAAGGTATCACCATACGCACGATCACACAACAGAGTCATGCACGTGTCGATGTGCATCGAAAGGAGAATGTCGGCTCGCTGGAGAAGGCGATCACCATTTATGGTAATCCCGAAAATTGCACTAACGCATGCAAACGCATTTTGGAGGTGATGCAACAGGAGGCCATTTCAACGAATAAGGG CGACATATGCTTGAAAATTTTAGCCCATAACAATTTAATTGGTCGCATTATTGGCAAAAATGGTAATACGATCAAGCGTATTATGCAGGATACGGATACAAAGATTACCGTTAGCTCGATAAACGATATCAATAGCTTCAATTTGGAACGTATTATTACTGTTAAGGGCCTAATCGATAATATGTCACGCGCCGAAGCGCAAATTAGTTCAAAACTACGACAAAGCTATGAGAATGATTTACAAGCCATGGCTCCACAGAGTCTCATGTTCCCCGGCCTCCATCCGATGGCCATGATGTCGACACCCGGCAACGGTATGGTCTTCAATCCGAGCATGCCATATCAATCATGTCCGGGCTTCCCCATGTCCAAGACACCGGCCAGTGTTGTGCCGCCCGTCTTCCCCAATGATATGCAGGAAACGACATACCTCTACATACCGAATAATGCGGTAGGCGCAATTATCGGCACTAAAGGCTCATACATACGCAGCGTAATGCGTTTCTCGAATGCCTCGCTTAAGATCGCACCGATCGACAATGATAAGCCGGCCGAACAGCAAACTGAACGTAAAGTGACGATTGTCGGCACACCGGAGGGCCAATGGAAGGCACAATATATGATTTTCGAGAAGATGCGGGAAGAGGGTTTCATGTGCGGCACAGAAGATGTACGACTAACGGTCGAAATTATGGTGGCCAGTTCACAG GTGGGTCGAATAATCGGCAAGGGCGGCCAGAATGTTCGTGACCTGCAACGCGTTACCGGCAGCGTTATCAAACTACCTGAGCATGCGGTGGCGCCCGCATCGGGTGGTGATGAAGAGACTCCCGTACACATAATCGGGCAATTCTACAGCGTGCAG TCGGCACAGCGTCGCATACGTGCCATGATGATGTCGACGAATCCACCGCCGGTGACTAAAAAACAGAAAGCCGCCAAGGAGCaaaccgccgccgccgccgctgcagcagctgctgccgccgccggcAGTGGGACTCAgcaactgcagcagcagcagcaacaacaacaagtaacacaacagcaacaacaacaacatcaactgcagccacaacaacagcagcagcaatcgccgccgcaacaacaacaacaacagccaccgGCGTCAAGTCAGTAA